A segment of the Chitinivibrionales bacterium genome:
GCTCATCTTGACGGCGGGGTGCCGGCGTCCACGCTCGTGTGCGCCGACCGGGGTGAAGAGACCCTGGGACAACTTTTTTACTTTTTTGAAAAAGCCATCGCCATATCCGGCTATCTGCTCCGGGTCAATCCCTTTAATCAGCCGGGAGTGGAGGCCTATAAAAAGAACATGTTTGCACTGCTCAATAAACCCGGATTTACAAAAGAGGGTAAGGAGCTTGCCCGGAGATTCAAGGGAATGGGAATATGAAATCATTTCGTGAAACCATGACAATCAATACACCCTCCCGGCGCGATTATATCAATATCACGCCGAAAGTCGAGGAGTGTGTGGGAAAAAGCGAAGTGCAGGAAGGGTTATGCCTTGTCAATGCAATGCATATCACCGCCAGTGTCTATATCAATGATGACGAGCCTGGTTTGCTGAAGGACTATGATGACTGGCTTGAAAAGCTCGCTCCCCACGAACCGGTAAG
Coding sequences within it:
- a CDS encoding YjbQ family protein — protein: MKSFRETMTINTPSRRDYINITPKVEECVGKSEVQEGLCLVNAMHITASVYINDDEPGLLKDYDDWLEKLAPHEPVSQYRHNGYEDNGDAHLKRQIMGREVVVAITKGKLDLGPWEQIFYGEFDGRRNKRILIKVIGE